In Planctomycetia bacterium, one DNA window encodes the following:
- a CDS encoding response regulator — MKSVYTTGEVAEICRISQQTVIRCFDSGRLKGFRVPGSKFRRIPRESLLAFMRENHIPLENLAASKKRVLIVDDDAEIVSMMSEILAGDGRFDVRTANNGFDAGAQTKEFRPDIVLLDYMLPDINGNIVCQRIRSDPELAGTRIIIVSGAAREAEIAMLRAAGADDFVKKPFDITQLLNRMVELVGA; from the coding sequence ATGAAATCTGTCTATACGACGGGCGAGGTCGCCGAGATTTGCCGCATCAGCCAGCAGACGGTGATTCGCTGCTTCGACAGCGGTCGGCTCAAGGGCTTCCGCGTGCCGGGGTCGAAGTTCCGGCGCATTCCGCGCGAGTCGTTGCTGGCGTTCATGCGGGAGAACCACATCCCGCTGGAGAATCTCGCGGCGAGCAAGAAGCGCGTGTTGATTGTGGATGACGACGCCGAGATTGTTTCGATGATGTCGGAGATTCTCGCCGGCGACGGGCGGTTCGACGTGCGCACGGCGAATAATGGTTTCGACGCGGGGGCGCAGACGAAGGAGTTCCGCCCGGACATCGTGCTGCTGGACTACATGCTGCCGGATATTAACGGGAATATCGTCTGTCAGCGGATTCGCAGCGATCCCGAGCTGGCAGGCACGCGCATCATCATCGTCTCCGGCGCCGCGCGCGAAGCCGAGATCGCGATGCTTCGAGCGGCGGGGGCGGATGATTTCGTCAAGAAGCCGTTTGACATCACGCAGTTGCTCAACCGCATGGTCGAACTGGTCGGCGCGTAA
- the mnmG gene encoding tRNA uridine-5-carboxymethylaminomethyl(34) synthesis enzyme MnmG — MPSMERRFEIIVIGGGHAGAEAAWAAARLGIPTAMVTMQRDAIGRMSCNPAIGGIGKGQMVRELDALGGLMGLATDRAGIQFRMLNRRKGPAVWAPRAQCDRDLYAAAVQELLAHTPNLEIIEGTIERIETRTLADSSGFITGREWPACSSTDRARSVAVAALTGARGPAVKVKQVCGVRLTDGRVLACRCVIVTTGTFLRALMHTGEQKAAGGRIGEGSAVGLSACLREMGLELGRLKTGTPPRLARDSVDYAALEEQPGDVPPEPFSFLTDRIDQRQVSCWITYTGAPAHDLIRANLHRAPMYTGQIESRGPRYCPSIEDKVVRFAEKDRHQVFLEPEGYESDRIYCNGISTSLPVDVQEGVVRSIRGLEQARILQWGYAVEYDFVPPHQIDATLQAKCVGGLYLAGQINGTSGYEEAAGQGLLAGINAARRVLGRDPVVLRRDQAYIGVMIDDLVTRGVIEPYRMFTSRAEYRLLLRSDNADARLTALGREIGLVDDTRWTRFAAKRDAIAVIQSWAERTIIDGVPLSRWLARTDGESIERVPWRAWRSAGVGSEVGGSGSDTLPALPEDVAGVSSRLLDEAFEAAAIEAKYGGYVKRQLREVERFRKMESRRIPDGLDYHTIRQLRFEARERLSSINPRSIGQAQRISGINPADIAVLLLHLESARRESKA, encoded by the coding sequence ATGCCTTCCATGGAACGCCGTTTTGAAATCATTGTCATCGGCGGTGGTCACGCCGGCGCGGAGGCCGCCTGGGCCGCGGCGCGGCTCGGCATCCCCACGGCGATGGTCACCATGCAGCGCGACGCCATCGGCCGCATGAGTTGCAATCCGGCCATCGGCGGCATCGGCAAGGGGCAGATGGTGCGAGAGCTCGACGCGCTGGGCGGCCTGATGGGGCTTGCCACCGATCGCGCGGGCATTCAGTTCCGCATGTTGAACCGCCGCAAGGGGCCGGCCGTGTGGGCGCCGCGAGCGCAATGCGACCGCGACCTGTATGCAGCCGCCGTGCAGGAGTTGCTCGCGCACACACCGAATCTTGAGATCATCGAGGGGACGATTGAGCGGATTGAAACGAGGACTCTTGCTGATTCCAGCGGCTTCATCACGGGTCGTGAATGGCCGGCTTGTTCGTCGACCGATCGAGCCCGCTCCGTTGCGGTCGCGGCTCTGACCGGCGCGCGCGGTCCGGCAGTGAAGGTGAAACAGGTTTGTGGCGTTCGCCTGACCGATGGCCGCGTTCTGGCCTGCCGCTGCGTGATTGTGACGACGGGAACATTCCTCCGCGCGCTGATGCACACGGGTGAACAAAAGGCCGCGGGCGGGCGGATCGGCGAAGGCAGCGCGGTGGGGTTGAGCGCGTGCTTGCGCGAGATGGGGCTGGAGCTGGGACGATTGAAGACGGGCACGCCGCCGCGCCTCGCGCGGGATTCGGTGGATTACGCCGCGCTGGAGGAACAGCCGGGCGACGTTCCGCCCGAACCGTTCTCGTTTCTGACGGATCGCATCGATCAGCGACAGGTGTCTTGCTGGATCACGTACACCGGCGCCCCGGCACACGACCTGATCCGGGCGAACCTTCACCGCGCGCCGATGTACACCGGGCAGATCGAGTCGCGCGGGCCGCGTTATTGTCCCAGCATCGAGGACAAGGTCGTTCGCTTCGCCGAGAAGGATCGGCATCAGGTATTTCTGGAACCCGAGGGCTACGAGAGCGACCGCATCTACTGCAACGGCATCAGCACGTCGCTGCCGGTGGATGTGCAGGAGGGCGTGGTGCGGTCGATTCGCGGGCTGGAACAAGCGCGGATTCTTCAATGGGGGTATGCGGTCGAGTACGATTTCGTGCCGCCGCATCAGATCGACGCGACGCTTCAGGCCAAGTGCGTCGGGGGGTTGTACCTCGCGGGCCAGATTAACGGCACCAGCGGCTATGAAGAAGCGGCCGGGCAGGGGCTGCTTGCGGGGATCAACGCGGCGCGGCGCGTGCTGGGGCGCGACCCGGTGGTGCTGCGGCGCGACCAGGCGTACATCGGAGTGATGATCGACGACCTGGTGACGCGCGGCGTCATCGAGCCGTATCGCATGTTCACGTCGCGCGCAGAGTACCGCCTGCTGCTTCGGAGCGACAACGCCGACGCAAGGCTGACCGCGCTGGGGCGGGAGATCGGCCTCGTGGACGACACACGATGGACGCGTTTTGCGGCCAAACGTGACGCGATCGCGGTGATTCAAAGCTGGGCCGAGCGGACGATCATCGACGGCGTGCCGTTGTCGCGCTGGCTGGCGCGGACGGATGGCGAATCGATCGAGCGCGTGCCTTGGCGCGCGTGGCGCTCCGCCGGAGTTGGGAGCGAGGTCGGCGGAAGCGGATCGGATACGCTGCCGGCGCTGCCGGAAGACGTAGCCGGCGTCAGCAGCCGCTTGCTGGACGAAGCGTTCGAAGCGGCCGCGATCGAGGCGAAGTACGGCGGGTATGTCAAGCGACAACTTCGTGAGGTCGAGCGCTTTCGAAAGATGGAGTCGCGCCGGATACCGGACGGGCTGGATTATCACACGATCCGTCAGCTTCGATTCGAAGCGCGTGAGCGATTGAGCAGCATCAACCCGCGCAGCATCGGTCAGGCCCAGCGGATCAGCGGGATCAACCCGGCCGATATCGCGGTGCTGCTGTTGCATCTGGAATCCGCCCGACGCGAGAGCAAGGCGTAA
- a CDS encoding FG-GAP repeat protein, protein MSLRRQAFRLFKSASLWMCCLAIAALGSTCPFLGGDASPFPTPTGGNTAPRLQITNVVTDFGNNFVQQGDPVVIQFNGSDAEDASVARIFASQSANPTPAQQISISEGIEIGPGFGSGVVQWDTTNVPIGAYTIFGEIDDGSFDPLSGTGNQPVRVAYGAVISIAPRGSQPLNSPPRLTFLEPLANLGLSVQDEVTVRYIYADTDSNNVKITLLLDKDRIPTNDDVNNPGDPLDPASNIIILPSAVRLNTDPTFDGDPAPPVDLAQLQSADSIEIRTNPRTFGTPTVPGLLPFPGAPQDGEFKEYRFTIDFAQIPVRTQPYFLRATITDGVVTAHAYATGSITISSLASGLVDVGSLGFSLAGARFQGFSVGENLGSIMRTSGDLDGDGVDDFLIAGRFASPRNRFQSGAAYQIFGRSKLPFPLDTNGNGIPDVPGVDGTPIDFPTPPDYLPTPYNAANIGRFGGIISINSVGSFFRGTTYGMPLGRIPVPSVPGSLTDGAHPFTTSAGLTSIARLDVTADGIDDLVFGLPYVGGARDYGDDDPVEGGCDTPYNDGFPNALNCSQNSNDDLGLTLGGLVIMVDGTNNLVTNFPQFVDAGTAGQFDPEGIADDEGVAQGGASIPRGARLRGAYLDRENAPPIVQDNEYGRTVGVLPAFFNTNLNSLVISSPGFSLPGGVPPIVTPLNRCGKIVIFQPSNFIADGFTLDGVLSFPVFGICPGGGCVGMNPTICCRAPIPMPNWVNVYGADAGDELGYAGTAGQFNQDGVADVLMGAPGADRRITAGGPVLTNNGVFYVLFTPSGGFGNSQLTVLDPDNPPPPGAPIGPPRLEIRGSHSEDRFGAIQTAIQDVNGDGRDDVAFASPSYDHAVVGADAGYVGIIFGNRPLTGENGFTPEQVGTASLAGVRFVGAHSGAMAGASIASAGDFNRDGYGDLLIACPGEVRVVNGVARKGVAYLIFGNASPTFLTNNSGQGFNLAQVGVKVGNVTPLPGIVFVSRFAQGTIDEAPLDSVGGLGDIDGDGFDDIGVAAMRADFVNPSSPNQRRDEAGEVYIIYGNNQGSNNLAGG, encoded by the coding sequence ATGTCTCTACGTCGTCAAGCATTCCGCCTGTTCAAGTCCGCCTCGCTCTGGATGTGTTGTCTGGCCATCGCCGCACTCGGCTCGACCTGCCCATTCCTGGGCGGGGACGCCTCGCCATTCCCCACGCCGACCGGCGGCAACACCGCCCCGCGCTTGCAGATCACGAACGTCGTCACCGACTTCGGCAACAACTTCGTGCAGCAGGGCGATCCGGTCGTCATTCAATTCAACGGCAGCGACGCGGAGGATGCCAGCGTCGCGCGAATCTTCGCGTCGCAGTCAGCCAACCCGACGCCGGCACAACAGATCTCCATCAGCGAGGGAATTGAGATCGGCCCGGGCTTTGGCAGCGGCGTCGTGCAGTGGGACACGACCAACGTGCCGATCGGCGCTTACACGATCTTCGGCGAGATCGACGACGGTAGTTTTGATCCATTGAGCGGCACGGGCAACCAGCCGGTGCGCGTCGCCTACGGCGCGGTGATTTCCATCGCCCCGCGCGGGTCGCAGCCGCTGAACAGCCCGCCGCGGCTGACGTTTCTGGAACCGCTGGCGAACCTGGGTCTCTCCGTTCAGGACGAAGTCACGGTGCGGTACATCTACGCTGATACCGACAGCAACAACGTCAAGATCACGCTGCTGCTGGACAAGGATCGCATCCCGACCAATGACGACGTGAACAACCCCGGCGATCCCCTGGATCCCGCGAGCAACATCATTATTCTGCCGTCGGCCGTGCGGCTGAACACCGATCCGACGTTTGACGGCGATCCCGCACCGCCGGTGGATCTGGCGCAGCTTCAGTCTGCCGACAGCATTGAAATCCGCACGAATCCACGCACCTTCGGCACGCCGACGGTCCCCGGCTTGCTGCCGTTCCCCGGCGCGCCGCAGGACGGCGAGTTCAAGGAATACCGCTTCACGATCGACTTCGCGCAGATTCCGGTCCGCACGCAGCCATACTTCCTGCGTGCGACGATCACCGACGGCGTGGTGACGGCCCATGCCTACGCGACGGGTTCGATCACGATTTCATCGCTGGCGAGCGGCTTGGTGGATGTCGGCTCGCTGGGCTTCTCCTTGGCCGGGGCGCGGTTCCAGGGCTTCAGCGTCGGGGAGAATCTCGGTTCGATCATGCGAACCTCCGGTGATCTTGACGGCGATGGGGTCGATGATTTCCTGATCGCGGGCCGATTTGCCAGCCCTCGAAACCGCTTCCAGTCCGGCGCGGCCTATCAGATCTTCGGCCGTTCGAAACTCCCGTTCCCGCTTGATACGAACGGGAACGGAATCCCGGACGTGCCCGGTGTCGATGGAACACCGATTGATTTTCCGACGCCGCCGGACTATCTGCCGACACCGTACAACGCGGCCAACATCGGACGATTCGGCGGCATCATCAGCATCAACAGCGTCGGCTCGTTCTTCCGGGGGACAACCTACGGCATGCCCTTGGGCCGCATCCCCGTCCCATCCGTGCCCGGTTCGCTCACCGATGGAGCGCATCCTTTCACCACGTCGGCCGGTCTGACGTCGATCGCGCGGCTGGACGTCACGGCGGACGGCATCGATGACCTTGTCTTCGGGTTGCCGTACGTCGGTGGTGCACGGGACTACGGTGATGACGATCCGGTCGAGGGGGGGTGCGACACCCCTTACAACGACGGTTTCCCGAATGCCTTGAATTGCAGTCAGAACAGCAACGATGACTTGGGTTTGACATTGGGCGGCTTGGTCATCATGGTCGACGGAACGAACAACCTTGTAACGAATTTCCCGCAGTTTGTGGATGCGGGGACGGCAGGCCAGTTTGATCCGGAAGGAATCGCGGACGACGAGGGTGTGGCCCAAGGTGGGGCTAGCATCCCGCGCGGCGCGCGGCTTCGCGGAGCCTATCTCGATAGGGAAAACGCACCGCCGATCGTCCAGGACAATGAATACGGCCGCACGGTCGGTGTTCTGCCGGCATTCTTCAATACCAACCTGAATTCGCTGGTGATTTCGTCGCCGGGATTCAGCCTTCCGGGGGGAGTCCCGCCGATCGTTACGCCGCTGAATCGTTGCGGGAAGATCGTCATCTTCCAGCCGAGCAACTTCATTGCGGATGGTTTCACGCTCGATGGGGTTCTGTCGTTTCCAGTCTTTGGGATATGTCCGGGCGGCGGTTGCGTCGGAATGAACCCTACGATTTGCTGTCGCGCACCCATTCCGATGCCGAACTGGGTGAACGTGTATGGCGCAGACGCCGGGGATGAGCTGGGATACGCCGGCACGGCCGGGCAATTCAATCAGGATGGTGTTGCGGATGTGCTGATGGGTGCTCCGGGTGCGGATCGACGCATTACCGCAGGCGGACCGGTCCTGACCAACAACGGAGTCTTCTACGTGCTCTTCACGCCTTCGGGCGGCTTTGGCAATTCGCAGTTGACTGTTCTGGATCCGGACAATCCGCCGCCTCCCGGCGCGCCGATCGGACCTCCGCGATTGGAAATTCGCGGATCCCATTCGGAAGATCGCTTCGGTGCGATTCAGACGGCGATCCAGGATGTGAACGGCGATGGACGCGATGATGTCGCGTTTGCCAGCCCCAGCTATGACCACGCCGTCGTCGGGGCGGACGCGGGATACGTCGGAATCATCTTCGGCAATCGCCCGTTGACCGGTGAAAACGGCTTCACGCCGGAACAGGTCGGAACGGCGTCGCTGGCCGGTGTGCGATTTGTCGGCGCCCATTCCGGCGCGATGGCCGGCGCCAGCATCGCCAGCGCCGGTGATTTCAACCGCGATGGTTACGGCGATCTGCTGATCGCCTGTCCCGGTGAGGTGCGCGTCGTGAACGGCGTGGCCCGCAAGGGCGTTGCTTACCTGATCTTTGGCAATGCTTCGCCGACGTTCCTGACCAACAACAGCGGTCAGGGCTTCAACCTCGCGCAGGTGGGAGTGAAGGTCGGAAACGTGACACCGTTGCCGGGCATCGTGTTCGTCAGCCGCTTCGCGCAGGGCACGATCGACGAAGCCCCGCTTGATTCGGTCGGCGGCCTGGGGGATATCGACGGCGACGGGTTCGATGACATCGGCGTGGCGGCGATGCGGGCGGATTTCGTGAATCCCTCATCGCCCAATCAGCGCCGCGACGAGGCCGGCGAGGTCTACATCATCTACGGCAACAATCAAGGCAGTAACAACCTCGCCGGCGGATGA
- a CDS encoding TIGR03960 family B12-binding radical SAM protein gives MLDRRISDELLPYVKQPSQYIGREFNQLVRDGDWDAAQVRVVVGFPDAYTIGMSHLGCQILYWLCNHTPGVCAERVYCPWTDAEQLMRDKRIPLFTWDTRRPVSEADLFAISLQYELGFTGFLQLLDLAGIPLRAAERDDRHPLVIVGGPQADNPEPVADFVDLVVVGDGEGAMAAILELYKELKSSGVRRRDMIEIMARRFPWAYAPSLYDVSYHADGTIAGVIPRIAGLPAQIERCQTPDFENAPFPTRPLVPYAEVVHDRMAVEVMRGCPQRCRFCHAGYTKRPVGVRSVEKILSILEEQYAATGHEEIGLLSLSTADYPHLRELSARVNERFAGRHVNISMPSLRVDKMLQNIPWMASSVRKGGLTIAVEAARDTLRAAIRKKVTDGNLMDGLVEAYKAGWNRIKTYFMVGFPGETPDDIRGIYELSREMSAARKRIGKPPAFINASVGWLVPKPYTPFQWAAQPRIEYFQEARRILAAAVHAGRTKAVRISTHDAKRSILEAVLSRGDRRLCAAVERAYRLGARFDGWDEAFDYGIWLRAFEATGVDPDWYAHRERATDEILPWDHIRSGPKRDYLQDQYSDVFIKTAQPAPAPGVLPLPILA, from the coding sequence ATGCTGGACCGGCGCATCAGTGATGAACTGCTTCCGTACGTGAAGCAACCCTCCCAATACATCGGTCGCGAGTTCAATCAACTCGTCCGCGACGGCGACTGGGACGCGGCGCAGGTGCGCGTCGTGGTCGGCTTCCCCGATGCCTACACGATCGGCATGTCGCACCTGGGATGCCAGATTCTCTACTGGCTTTGCAATCACACACCGGGCGTGTGCGCCGAGCGCGTCTACTGCCCCTGGACCGACGCCGAGCAGCTCATGCGCGACAAGCGTATTCCTCTCTTCACGTGGGACACTCGCCGGCCGGTCAGCGAAGCGGACCTCTTCGCGATCTCGCTTCAGTACGAGCTGGGGTTCACGGGTTTCCTGCAATTGCTCGATCTCGCGGGCATTCCGCTGCGCGCGGCCGAACGGGACGACCGTCACCCACTCGTCATCGTCGGCGGGCCGCAGGCGGACAATCCGGAGCCGGTGGCCGACTTCGTGGACCTCGTCGTCGTCGGCGATGGCGAAGGGGCGATGGCGGCCATTCTTGAATTATACAAAGAGCTTAAATCCAGCGGCGTGCGCCGGCGCGACATGATCGAGATCATGGCCCGGCGCTTCCCCTGGGCCTATGCCCCGAGCCTGTACGATGTGTCCTATCACGCCGACGGCACCATCGCCGGCGTGATTCCCCGAATCGCCGGCCTGCCCGCGCAGATCGAACGCTGCCAGACGCCCGATTTTGAAAACGCCCCCTTCCCCACGCGGCCGCTGGTCCCCTACGCCGAAGTGGTCCACGACCGCATGGCCGTGGAAGTCATGCGCGGCTGCCCGCAGCGATGCCGCTTCTGTCACGCCGGTTATACCAAGCGCCCCGTCGGCGTCCGAAGCGTCGAGAAGATTCTTTCGATTCTCGAAGAACAATACGCCGCGACCGGGCACGAGGAGATCGGCCTGTTGAGCCTTTCCACGGCTGACTACCCGCACCTGCGCGAGTTGTCGGCCCGCGTCAACGAGCGCTTCGCCGGACGTCACGTCAACATCTCCATGCCGTCGCTTCGCGTCGACAAGATGCTTCAGAACATCCCGTGGATGGCCAGCAGCGTGCGCAAGGGCGGGCTGACGATCGCCGTCGAAGCGGCGCGCGACACGCTCCGCGCCGCGATTCGCAAGAAAGTCACCGATGGCAACCTGATGGACGGCCTCGTCGAGGCGTACAAAGCCGGCTGGAACCGCATCAAGACCTATTTCATGGTCGGTTTCCCGGGTGAGACGCCGGACGATATCCGCGGGATTTACGAGCTGTCACGCGAGATGTCCGCCGCGCGAAAGCGCATCGGCAAGCCGCCCGCGTTCATCAACGCGAGCGTCGGCTGGCTTGTACCCAAGCCCTACACGCCATTCCAGTGGGCCGCGCAGCCTCGTATCGAATACTTCCAGGAAGCCCGGCGAATTCTCGCGGCGGCTGTTCACGCAGGCCGCACCAAGGCCGTACGCATCAGCACGCACGACGCGAAACGCTCGATTCTCGAAGCGGTGCTGTCGCGCGGAGACCGTCGGCTCTGCGCGGCGGTGGAACGGGCCTATCGACTCGGCGCGCGGTTCGACGGCTGGGACGAAGCGTTCGATTACGGCATCTGGCTGCGGGCGTTCGAGGCGACAGGCGTCGATCCCGATTGGTACGCCCACCGCGAGCGCGCGACCGACGAGATACTGCCGTGGGATCACATTCGATCCGGCCCGAAGCGCGATTATCTGCAAGATCAGTATTCCGACGTGTTCATCAAGACGGCGCAGCCCGCACCGGCGCCCGGCGTCCTGCCGCTGCCGATCCTGGCGTAG
- the murA gene encoding UDP-N-acetylglucosamine 1-carboxyvinyltransferase, which yields MDCFAITGGNRLRGTTSVNGAKNAALPIMAASILTEGETVLKGVPYLEDIKHLAVLLERLGVSVSRDEKGYIHLKVEDELNCHAEYELVRKMRASVCVMGPLLAKRRQAQVSLPGGCNIGDRPVELHVMGLQALGADVELISGDIHLKAKQLKGTEMFLGGPFGSTVLGTANVMMAACLAHGTTVIESAACEPEVVDLANYLNACGAHITGHGTPRITIEGVKSLRGCEYTIIPDRIEAGTIMTAAAVTNGEVTIPNCRLDHLLAFVDRLRAIGVNVERDAGGVTVSSSRRLMPVSVTTQPYPGFPTDLQAQIMVLLCLADGNSIITEKIFPDRFVHVAELNRMGARLRKEGPTVIVEGVKNLIGAPVMASDLRASAALVLAGLVAKGQTRVSRVYHIDRGYERFEQRLNALGADIKRLPE from the coding sequence GTGGACTGCTTTGCGATCACCGGTGGCAACCGCCTTCGAGGGACCACTTCGGTCAACGGCGCCAAAAACGCCGCGCTGCCGATCATGGCGGCGTCGATTCTGACCGAGGGCGAGACCGTCCTGAAGGGCGTTCCGTATCTTGAAGACATCAAGCACCTCGCCGTTCTGCTGGAGCGGCTGGGCGTGAGTGTTTCGCGCGATGAGAAGGGCTACATCCACCTGAAGGTGGAAGACGAGCTGAATTGTCACGCCGAGTATGAGCTGGTGCGCAAGATGCGCGCCAGCGTCTGTGTGATGGGTCCGCTCCTGGCCAAGCGTCGCCAGGCGCAGGTCAGCCTGCCCGGCGGATGCAACATCGGCGATCGTCCGGTCGAGTTGCACGTCATGGGGTTGCAGGCCCTCGGCGCCGACGTCGAGTTGATCAGCGGCGACATCCACCTGAAAGCCAAGCAGCTCAAGGGCACCGAGATGTTTCTCGGAGGCCCGTTCGGATCGACGGTGCTCGGCACGGCCAACGTCATGATGGCCGCTTGCCTCGCACATGGCACGACCGTGATCGAATCCGCCGCCTGCGAGCCGGAAGTCGTCGACCTGGCGAACTACCTCAACGCCTGCGGCGCCCACATCACCGGTCACGGCACCCCGCGCATCACCATCGAGGGCGTCAAGTCGCTGCGCGGCTGCGAATACACCATCATTCCCGACCGCATCGAAGCCGGCACGATCATGACGGCGGCCGCGGTCACCAACGGCGAAGTCACGATACCCAATTGCCGGCTGGATCATCTGCTCGCCTTTGTGGATCGCCTGCGCGCGATCGGGGTCAACGTCGAGCGCGATGCCGGCGGCGTCACGGTTTCGTCATCGCGCCGGCTGATGCCGGTCAGCGTCACGACCCAGCCGTATCCGGGATTCCCGACCGATTTGCAGGCGCAGATCATGGTGTTGCTGTGCCTGGCCGACGGGAACAGCATCATCACGGAGAAGATCTTCCCCGATCGATTTGTGCACGTGGCGGAGTTGAACCGCATGGGGGCGCGGCTGCGCAAGGAAGGGCCGACGGTCATCGTCGAGGGCGTGAAGAACCTGATCGGCGCGCCGGTGATGGCGAGCGATCTGCGTGCGTCGGCGGCGCTGGTCCTCGCGGGCCTGGTGGCCAAGGGGCAAACGCGGGTCTCCCGCGTGTATCATATCGATCGCGGCTACGAGCGCTTTGAGCAGCGGCTCAATGCGCTGGGGGCCGACATCAAGCGGCTGCCGGAATGA
- a CDS encoding transketolase, whose amino-acid sequence MPYSEQIHHKAVELGKDVIRMTTAAGSGHPSSGLSIIHIVTVLMHDVMRFAPDDPWHPGNDRLVLSEGHAVPAVYAAYADLGGLVGKRRDGAKPLTKTDLASLREADSVLDGHPNPAEGFPFFDAATGSLGQGLSVAAGLALAAKLDRIDKQIYCLIGDGESREGQIWEAMDMIAERKLTSVVAIFNCNGQGQADYVSTQQSADCIAAKCKAFGWQVAVIDGHDPQAIKSALTTGWPRSAPLAIVAKTQKGWGCPSLADKSNHGKPVAANKLDAALAELDATAAKLGATSAGRFECAPGKPLSATRVEARAIAPIKFEAAMEAAGLMDAVRKNAIATRRAYGAALAALGDADKRIVALDGDVSNSTFADIFAKRHGDRFVECKIAEQNMISAAAGMAAAGYIPFASSFAKFLARAYDQIEMAQISRANIKLAGSHAGISLAADGPSQMSLHDVAYFRCASQTDNGQGRPACVVFHPSDAVSAFHCTWLMANHVGMCYLRTHRPDVPLLYAPETHFELGGSHLLAEGNALAIVSAGYMVHVCKQAVEMLAAAGTKCTLIDAYSFPLNASPVLAAARKAGGHLLCVEDNYLGGLAGALAEAAANSDGDGVRVHAMTVTRIPKSAKSTEDILARAGLSARHIADRAKSIIIH is encoded by the coding sequence ATGCCCTATTCCGAGCAGATTCACCACAAGGCCGTCGAACTCGGCAAAGACGTGATTCGCATGACCACCGCCGCCGGATCGGGCCACCCGTCCAGCGGCCTGTCGATCATTCACATCGTCACCGTTTTGATGCACGACGTGATGCGCTTCGCGCCCGATGATCCGTGGCATCCCGGAAACGATCGACTCGTCCTCTCGGAGGGGCACGCCGTGCCGGCAGTCTATGCCGCATACGCCGATCTAGGCGGACTGGTCGGAAAGCGCCGCGACGGCGCCAAGCCGCTCACCAAGACCGATCTGGCGAGCCTGCGCGAGGCCGACAGCGTTCTCGACGGACATCCAAATCCGGCCGAGGGGTTCCCATTCTTTGACGCCGCGACCGGTTCGCTCGGTCAGGGGCTAAGCGTTGCAGCAGGGCTGGCGCTGGCGGCAAAGCTCGACCGAATCGACAAGCAAATTTACTGCCTGATCGGCGACGGCGAATCCCGCGAGGGGCAGATATGGGAAGCCATGGACATGATCGCCGAGCGCAAGCTCACGAGTGTCGTGGCCATCTTTAATTGCAATGGCCAGGGTCAGGCAGATTATGTGTCCACGCAGCAATCCGCCGATTGCATCGCCGCCAAGTGCAAGGCCTTCGGCTGGCAGGTCGCCGTCATCGACGGCCACGATCCGCAGGCAATCAAGTCAGCCCTGACAACCGGCTGGCCCCGTTCCGCGCCATTGGCGATTGTCGCCAAAACACAGAAAGGCTGGGGCTGCCCGTCGCTGGCCGACAAGTCCAATCACGGCAAGCCCGTCGCGGCGAACAAACTCGATGCCGCGCTGGCCGAACTGGACGCCACGGCGGCTAAACTGGGGGCGACGTCGGCCGGCCGCTTCGAGTGCGCGCCCGGCAAGCCGCTCTCCGCCACGCGCGTCGAAGCACGAGCCATCGCACCGATCAAGTTTGAAGCCGCGATGGAGGCCGCAGGCCTGATGGACGCCGTTCGCAAGAACGCGATCGCGACGCGCCGGGCCTACGGCGCGGCCCTGGCGGCGCTGGGCGACGCGGACAAACGGATCGTGGCACTGGACGGCGACGTGAGCAATTCGACATTTGCAGATATTTTCGCGAAACGGCACGGCGACCGGTTCGTGGAGTGCAAGATCGCCGAGCAGAACATGATATCGGCCGCTGCCGGCATGGCTGCCGCGGGGTACATCCCCTTCGCCAGTTCGTTCGCCAAGTTCCTCGCGCGCGCCTACGACCAGATCGAGATGGCGCAAATCTCCCGCGCCAACATCAAACTCGCCGGGTCGCATGCCGGAATCTCTCTCGCAGCCGACGGCCCGAGCCAGATGAGTCTGCACGACGTCGCTTACTTCCGCTGCGCCTCGCAGACCGACAACGGTCAGGGCCGCCCCGCCTGCGTTGTGTTTCATCCGTCCGATGCCGTCAGCGCATTCCACTGCACCTGGCTCATGGCCAATCACGTCGGCATGTGCTACTTGCGCACGCACCGGCCCGACGTGCCGCTGCTTTACGCGCCCGAGACGCATTTCGAACTCGGCGGCTCGCATCTCCTGGCCGAGGGCAACGCGCTCGCAATTGTGTCGGCCGGATACATGGTGCATGTGTGCAAGCAGGCGGTGGAAATGCTCGCCGCGGCTGGAACGAAGTGCACGCTGATCGACGCCTATTCCTTCCCGCTTAACGCATCGCCTGTGCTGGCGGCTGCCCGCAAAGCCGGCGGACACCTTCTCTGCGTGGAAGACAACTACCTCGGCGGCTTGGCGGGCGCGCTGGCCGAAGCGGCGGCCAACTCCGATGGCGACGGCGTCCGGGTCCATGCCATGACCGTCACGCGAATCCCCAAGAGCGCGAAATCGACGGAAGACATCCTCGCCCGCGCGGGGCTTTCGGCTCGCCACATTGCCGACCGAGCAAAGTCGATCATCATCCACTAA